One Natator depressus isolate rNatDep1 chromosome 26, rNatDep2.hap1, whole genome shotgun sequence genomic window, TCTGTTATTGATGGTGTGGGAAGGCCAACATTCAAAACCTAATCCTTGAGCTCCTAAATCTGCTCTACACACATTGAAATTAATTGGGTTGTGGGGTCTCCACACCCTGTTGTGCCAAGCCCTGAAACTGTTAGCTATAACTAGGAGAACACCTTTGGCAGTGGTTTTGGCCAGGTAATGGCAAACTGTCCTGGACATACCCTGAAATAATCCTCCCACTTCATCAGCACATATTTAGTTTTTGTAGGAAAGTTCCCACACTCCAAAAGGTGGAATTAATACACCAATGGTTATTACAAAGGAGTATCATTGCCCTTTGAGATCCCACCACACTACTTACCTGATTAACCATCTGATGTTGCTGGAcagttctcttttctttaaatTCTTCAGATTCTATATGAATTTCATACATTGCTCCACAGcctcctttaaaacaaaattacattGATTATATCAGTGTCTTAGTCATTACAATTGTATGCAGTATACAGATTGATTATTGTTTAAGGGGCATTGGCAGGAAAGGTCATTTAAACAGATTTCCTTGTCCAAATTACTAGCATATGCTGCATGCCTGAAAGCTGTAAagtcttccttaaaaaaaaaaaacccataaattGTGAAAAGTATTTAAGCTCATACAATTAAGTCAGGCTAATCAGTTTCACTTCCCTTATTGCTAAACCAAAGGGAGGTCCTGCCTAGATGGAAGGGAAGTCCTAGGGTGAAGGTCTGAGTATGGAAAAGATTGAGAATCACTGGACTACAcaatgttacacacacacaaactacgttaaaagaacattaaggttgcaaagtcaagctctcaaaagttaggaaatgccagattgaAGACTGCCTCTTTAACCTGAATTCACCCCCTTTGTGCATATACATTGTGTCTTTACATCCTGTCTTTAATTACAGGATCACATTCTGTTTTTTCCACCCACAAAACCCATGCCTCACTCAGTGCTTAGAATGGGCACTGCTCACTATGTGagaagctattcaatattttttgttATCTTTGTAATTCAGTGTGTGGCCATAGGCCGTATTTACTACACACTACTCAAACCCacacaaacatgaatgaatttgTTTTCACAACAACCCTGAGAGATGAGGGAGTTCTCTTTTAAAGAAGTGCAACTgacacacagagagattaaaggtcaaaagtatccactaatttggGTGCTCAAATTGAGATGTTTAGGACTGGCTTTTTGAAAGTATTTAGCATTACACAGCATCATATATGTTCTAAGCacagctcccaatgacttcagttgTAGCTGTAAGTGCTCAGTACATCGGAAAACTGGACCACAAGGTCTCAAGTAGGGTATCAAGAAACACACCATTCGTGACCGCCTCTGAAAAgttgtttaagtgacttgcccagcatcatatAGAAACTGTGTGGCAGGGGCACATTCCAGGGCACCTTACCCAAGAgacctcctttctcttccttcaaTCCCCTACCTCATTCCCTACACACCTTCTAATTTCTGCAATATTTGAGGCAGAGATCCTACAGACAATAGCCTCCTTCCCTACATAATCCTGATTCATTGCCAGGGCATGTCCAgcctgtgcactaaatgagggaggagtccggggggggggggggggtgacgaCGACTATGGTCATAATGCAagcacacaagggggctgaattaaggtttcacaggcaaccttaactctggcatttacacacacaacacactgaGACTGGATTTTTCTtggtttttgaaaaacaaatggaaaaaaagaaactcacagaaattccatcatattGACAGCCACGTGGTTTATCAGCAGAGTTGGAATCTTTAGCTCCACCACACAGAACTCTGCCAcctgagctaacagagtaactgatagcaatagtaggaTGTCATCCTCTACATGGACCAGCACTTGAGGGAGATGAGACAGTTTGCCAGTGGGGTTCACTTTACTGACAGCAAAGGAATGGTGAAACCCAGGAATCGTGGGTTTCATTCCAAGCTCTGGAGGAAAGTGTTCTGATGAGCAGTGTGGACGGGTGGTGGttcaggctagccacccgagGGCCAAGCCTGCCTGACcacctgggtctgagctcaggtggctagcccaagcagTTGCCCATGCCAcaacgtccacactgctatttttaccatgctagttcaagcagagctaggacgagtctgtctacccagactaggaatcacacctcccagcatCAGTATAGACATAGTCCGAGGCAGAAATGACATAACTTGCTCAAGGACACAAAATGGGCCTGTGACAGAGTTGGGAACTGTCTTGCAGCCCTGTACTCTAATCACAAGATCATTCTTCCATGACATTTAAGTTCCCACGGGCAACAATTTTGTCTCCTTATTTATCAGCTATCTATAAATAATAGCCACAATTTGTTACCCGGTTTGCTAGCAGCGGGGGGCAAGGATTTTTTCAACTCTGATCAATCCTGAGTGTGTGTTTACACTAGAAAATGATGTTAAACTTAGCACCTAGCAGAGGCAAAGACAGTCATGTTTGGaagtcagtgtagacaaggcctatatTATAAAACCATGATGGAGACTACCTAGAGAGGATAGGTACAGTGAAGAGGAGGGTTTATAGCAGTTTATAAGACAGTTCCCAGAAAACAAAAATCCCTGTTCTCAATGCTCTGGAAAAGCACATCAGACCCCGCAGCTGAGACTTGAACCTGGACACTCCTGGTCCCTACATGGAAGCCATCGGGTAAGCTGACACGTTGGCCAGACCAGATCATGGGAGCTGAGCTACGTTGGTCACAGCTGGAAGTTGCCTTTGCATCCCTCACAAACCATAAAACAGATCCCGCCTGTACGATTCTACTTACCTGATATATCCACTACTTTGATGGCCGAAGCCTGAGGGAATTTTTCTTTGAGGACCTGCATCACCCTGGCTTCCCCATCAGTCTGCGAAGCAAACGTTCTCCATGTGCGGCACAGCAGAAGGATCTAGCAGTCAGAAGAAACATAGAAAAGGGACAATATCGTCACAGATAAAATTGCAGGCAGGTGGGCAGGGGCAAGAATGGTTTGTGCTGCAGAAGCGCCAGGAAGCCGGCTCTCAGGGCTGGAGGCCTGGCTGGGCGAGGCACTGTGAGAACTGAGGATTCATGGCTCCCAGAGCCCCGCTGAGGGGTCAGCGACAGCAGAGTCCGATGGGGGGTGGCGTGTCCAGCGGTTGCATCGACAACACAGGGACAGAGCCCCTGACACCACACATGGCTTAACAGAGGGACAGTGCAAGAGCCacggccctgagccccctcagccccctccccaacgcggggggggggccctgccacggccccgagccccctccccaacgcgggggggggccctgccacggccccgagccccctccccaacgcgggggggggggccctgccacggccccgagccccctccccaacgcgggggggggggccctgccacggccccgagccccctccccaaCGCGGAGGGGGGGCCTGCCAcggccccgagccccctccccaaCGCGGAGGGGGGGCCTGCCacggccctgagccccctccccaacGCGGGGGGGGCCCTGCCacggccctgagcccccctcaccctgtggCCTCGGCCACGGCCCAGGATGCCGGCGCTGACGGCGGCGGCCATGTCCCGGCGAGGCGGCGAGCGGGCCCTGTCCGACCGGCCGCAGGGAGAGTCCGAGCGCCCGCGATCCAGCGCCCCCTGGCGCCGCGGCGGCCCCGCCACGCTCCTCCCCCAGGGGCTTAGCGCCCCCCCCCGCAACGACCCCAgcgcctcctccccccaccccctccatggggctgctcccccctcaaacccccccccagagcctccaacCGTCCTCCCACCCCCCTGGGGCTGCTCCCCCCTCAAGCCTCCCCCGAGCCTCCAaccgtccccccaccccctccatggggctgctcccccctcaaccccccccccagagcctccagccgtccccccaccccctccatgggGCTCctcccccctcaacccccccccagagcctccagccgtccccccaccccctccatgggGCTCctcccccctcaaccccccccagagcctccagccgtcctcccaccccctccatggGGCTCctcccccctcaacccccccccagagcctccagccgtcctcccaccccctccatggGGCTCCTCCCCCCTCAACCCCGCCCCAGAGCCTCcaaccatccccccaccccctccatgggGCTCCTCCCCCCTAaacccccccccagagcctccagccgtcctcccaccccctccacgGGGCTGctcccccctcaaccccccccagagcctccagccgtcctcccaccccctccacggggctgctcctccctcaacccccccccccagagcctccaaccgtcctcccaccccctccacggggctgctcctccctcaacccccccccccagagcctccaaccgtcctcccaccccctccacgGGGCTGctcccccctcaacccccccagagcctccaaccgtcctcccaccccctccatggGGCTCCTCCCCCCTAaaccccccccagagcctccaaccgtcctcccaccccctccatggGGCTGCTCCCCCCTCAacacccccccagagcctccagccgtcctcccaccccctccatggGGCTGCTCCCCCCTCAacacccccccagagcctccagccgtcctctcacccccccccagagcctccagccgtcctcccaccccctccatggggctgctcctccctcaaccccccccccgagcctccagccgtcctcccaccccctctatggggctgctcctccctcaacgccccccccagagcctccaaccgtcctcccaccccctccacgGGGCTGCTCccccatcaaccccccccccagagcctccaaccatcctcccaccccctccatggggctgctcctccctcaacgcaccccccagagcctccaaccgtcctcccacccccctgcggCTGCTCCCCCCTaagccccccccagagcctccaaccgtcctcccaccccctccatggGGCTCCTCctccctcaaccccccccccccagagcctccaaccgtcctcccacccccctggggctgctcccccccagcctccccagagCCTATTGCCCACATGGGGCTGCTTCCTGGgcctcatcccctccctggggcaCAGCAGCAGTAACATGATCCCTTGAGCTGTTTCAGGACCTGGGCTCACCCATATAAATTTGGGGTGCTACCCTAACTAAATGCCACAAACAGCAGCAGGTAAGAGGGGGAACTTAACATAACATTGGCTTTAAACTTACCTGATTTTTCTTTGTATAGGCTGCTGGGAGACAGCTCCTTAGCTCCTGGCCTGCGAAATGTCCCAGCGTACAGGCTCCCGTATAAGCAGCCCACCGGAGTACGCAAATGGTCCCAGCGAATGGATGGCTAGATGGATAGAATATGCATGTTCCCGACCATTATAGACACAACTGTCAACATTCAAAAGCTAGTATTGTTATTCGAAATAATCTCTATAGCACCCTGAATCTACAAGCTGCAAACACCGATTAAGACACACTCGTTCGCCTGAAGAGCTTATTATTTAGTGGGAGCATTGGCTCCTAGCGACAGCCCAGAAAGAAATCCTGCACCTTACGACTGGCCTGGTGTTAAacagctcccagtgctggagggGTGCTTTCTGAGTGAGCCCTTTAATATGGTTTAAATAAGGCTCTTTGGAGGCTCCAGGCAGTTCATCATGCCATTCTAGTTTACATGGAAAGGGTTTAGAAACTACAGTGGTGGGTGTGAtagaaaaaaactaaaataatttggGTCTAAGTGATTTACTTCAGAAGTTCTTAAACTGTGGTGGTCCACGAGCTCCACTCATGTGGTCCggggatagttccctctaaggtgcatgcctgggtggctgcacacaagagaatgaagggccacccacctaattagtggagccacgcaggcatggctccactaattaggtgcctggaccctcgagaagacgcacatgtaaggtgaggtggtggccttgggagcAATAGGCgttggtgggagggggcagtggagtgagaaGACGggatggggggaatttgggacatgcagggctgcggtggccagagaaagaggtgactttccccagctccagggctgcggctgccagggagagacccccttccctcccagccccagctcgggggctgctgcggtgggggagagagggagagaccccctttccttcccagccccagttaGGGAGTTGCTGcagtgagggagagagggagggagagacacccaaccttcttcccagccccagctcaggggctgccgtggcaggggggagaaggcacatccatcgcattagaaaggtaagactactgatattaaaatatgagttgtgggcttttatttgtataacaaaaaaaacaattattattaaggttttttttatacagtgcttttaatcaaaatgccttacaatagttagctaatggtacaaacgaCATTTAGAAAGATCATTAACTGGTCCGCCGAAACCCTCACCAATTTTCAATGGTCCACGAAAAAAAAGAGTTTGAGAACCACCAATTTACCTAGTGAGTCATCAgccgagccaggaatagaaaacatGTATCTTGCCTCCCATTCTGGTggcctatccactggaccacactgcctcaagctatataaataaatgtgcAAGTCTTTAAGGTGCTTTGAAATCTCcatctgaaacaaaaatgttaatgtaTGAGCTAAACATGATTGAATCTGTCTGATAGAATAGGTTTGCCTTCCAAGACCCATTTAGTGTTCAGCCCACATTAATGGCAGTAatcagccagattctgatctttgCTCCACCCCCATCAGCCTACTGACTTTAAAGGTAATATTGTGGGTTTACATTGGTGGAACTGAGCTAACAATCTGGTCCAGTGATTTTACTTCTGGCTCTTTATTTTCAATCACTAGCTACCTGTCTTCTGAGCAGAAGGTGATAAATAAATGGAATAATAATTACATCCCACATATGAGAAATTCATCAGAGCACCTTATATCTCTTCCCTTGTGAGGACATTATGGCTATGCCctattttattttctctataCAGACAAAGCTCCTTAGAGCCAAGATAAAACTGGTTCTAAAATTATACATGGACTAAATTGTGGGACTAGAAAGGGACTGTAGGAGTTCAAACACTGTGtgtggtaaaaaataaaataattaaccaTTTCAGTGAATCCTGTATGATGTGTGCATCAGAAACATTAGCATTAGTTAACATTCTAGCTAGGCACAGCAGAGGATGTAAGGCTGAGATTTTTGTTTGATGGATTGGGCTtgtctatagaatcatagaaatgtagggctggaaaagaCTTCAAGAGTCTGCTTGCGCTGAGGCAGAgtcaaataaacctagaccaccccaaCAGGTGTGTGTCCATCttgttcttgaaaacctccagtgacagggattgtTCCAGAATTTAACCACCTCTAgagctagaaagtttttcctgatatctaacctaaatctcccttcctgcagattaagcccattaattCCTGTCCGAagttcagtggacatggagaacaactgatccccCCCTCGttaaaacagcccttaacatatttcaAGACTGTTATCACGTTTCCTCCGcacatcttcttttctcaaaactaaacatgcccagtttttttaacctttcctcacagagcaggttttctaaacctttgatcatttttgttgctctcctctggactctccaatttgtccacaactttcctaaagtgtgggaccaagaattggacacagtactcctgctgAGGCCTCACAAGCCCTGAgcagagcgggacaattacctcccgtgtcttccatacaacactcctgttaattcGCCCCCGAATGATATTTGGGATAATACAATTTGTATAGTGTATAATTAGCATAGTAACTGACCTGTCATGTCACTGCTAGTTTCTTTGTTGATATACTCTCATCTCAGTTTACATTACAAAAGAACAATGGACGTTATTAATGCTATTTGCATTTATGCAAGAAGCAAACCTGTGTAGCACTCGCTCCCTGGACTATGCATGGAATTTCTGGGTTTTAtgcctgactctgccactgactctccaGGTAGCCTTGGTCAAATCTCTGCACTGCTCTGTGTCCGTTTCCCGTTCCGTAAAAAAGGGAGCTAATATCACCTACCTGGGGCTGTGAGAATTAATGACTTACGCTGAAGAATCAGGCTCTTAGCCCCCTGCTCCACTACTCAGGCTTCTCCCTCTCCATAGTATAGTACAGTGGCATGGACACTAAGGAGCTAGCATTTTGTTATCCATGCATGGTTACTGTTTTATCAGAGCTGTGTTGTCGTTTCAAAGGAGTCTATTCCGGATACGCGGTATTCTTTGTTGGGGCAAAGCCAATAGAAgctgttattttttatttccagTAGTGCCCAAACTCTTCTTTCCAAGCTGAGAAGACAACAAAATGCagctaagctgatttacaccagctgaggagctggcctgcAAGGTTCTTTAGGGAGGTGGTCTCCCTAACATGCCAATCTTATCAGCACTATttctcagatggggaaactgaggcaaagaactAGCAAGTCCAAGGCAGAGCCAGAAAGGGCACTGAGGTTTTCTCTCTCACTATGGTTTTTAATAGCACCCATCATGGCCAAATTTCCTAACTCCCAGTACGGTACCATAATCAACAGGCCATCCTCCTTTCCCTTTAACTTTAAAGGTTATACCATAACCTGACCTTCTTCCCATATTTGTTCTCTAGAGGTTAGGGTGCTCGGAAGGCCTTACAAGGTCTTATCAGTTTAATAACTTCTCCTTGTTTTATTTAGTTGATTCAGCACCTCCTCCTGTATTAGCCCTTTCCTTGAAATTAACAAATTATTCAGATAGTTTTACTTGCCTTTCATAGTCCACCACCGTTGTTGTAAATGCCTCTTTAGCACTGTTTCCATTGTTTACATTTCACCCAAAGTTCTGACCACATTTCTTCTGAACAGGGCTTTCCTGCCTTTCAGCAATCTGTTGTCCAATTTCCAATTACATTTTTAGAACACACTGGTTTAGAATGTGACATCATATCAAGTGGCAATGACACTGCCGCTGCTTTCATTCTTGGATATGTCCGCTCATCAGCTTATTCTCTTCAAATTTCATCCGAGAAGATCCTTTTCTTCCTGGTCTATACATCTTAACGTATCTCTtctgttatttttattaatgggcccaattctgcagacATTAAGGGTGAAATTTCTTCCTGTGCAGAGGCTCTTTCTCACAAAGTCTGtaccacttaagccctattttggGGATTTAAGTAGTCTATAGGTCTTGTATTGGCCCCCtgtacagggatgaatttcacccaagaTTGGGAATTACAGAATTGGGCCTTAACTTTGTAACTATATTATTTAACTGTAGAGCATTTGAGAATACAGTTTGcaggaaagatacctcttggccAAGATCAAGAATAATGTCAGTTTAAAACCGGATAATGTAGGATCCTTACTTGTAGTCTTTATCTTACCCCTGCAGGCATTAGAAATCCATACATTAATAATAGGCATTTCCCATTGCTGCTATGATCCAAAACAACCACTCATTACTAAGAAGGTTGGGCTTTGATCATCATCGGAATCTTAACTTCATGCTGCTCTGTTCAAATGTTTCTCTTGTTTCCTTTGCTGATGCATTTTGGAGATGCACCTGTTTTCCTATGActgagtcagatcctcagctggtgtaaatcagagtgaATCGATTATTAGACCCGCTGAGTATCGAGCTGTCTAGTGGCACAGCTAAGAGCAGTTCACTGCGTTTTTCTGTCCCTCTTCTTTTCTGCTTGGGTTGTTCTCGTTCCCGACGAGTGAATAAACACAAGACTCAACACCAATCTTTAATtcctgaggtgaaatcctggttccactgtaGTTAATGGgtgttttcccattgacttcaaggtgaccaggatttcacccttgctTTCTAAACATCCTGTAGCTCTGTATTCTGTAAGTGTCCTGGCCTCAAGAGAAAGCAGCCGTTGGGGAATCCAATTCTATATACAAATTATAACTTTTTCTCTAGTAGTTTGGTTTTGAACCTTGATATTTAAAAGAGATTTCACTTCTTCATGCATTTTCCCCGGGGTTTCCCTCTCCTGGCCTTTTTGGTTTCTGATCACATAAAGAGATTGTTGGCTGGTATTttcacttcactgggagttgaacATCTATCTCCGTTCTGCTCCTTTGAATATACCagcctcaaactttttttttagcaCTACAGGATCTTTTTACTTTCATTGATGTGGGCTGGATGTTTACATGTGTGACTCTTATTGGCAGGCTTACCTCCAAAATTAGGGAAAGCAGAAGTTACTTTAAAGTGCTGTCAATAAACTGTGGGCACTTTGACTTCGATGGGACCTATCTGTTTGAGTAAAGGTGGAAGATGCAGGCCctgtgtgcattgtgtgaagttcACTTCTGCGCACAAGCCAGCATAAAGCTGATGCACCATTTAAGTCCCTTTTATGccctcaaaatagggtttaagtGGGATAGGCCTTGTGCAGGCTTTCTGCACAAGGCCTGAATTTCATCCGTTTTGGGTGGGTCCATTTTAACCATCCTGTGTTAATCTGTGTATTCTTTACTTACTCTaataatatttaaaaccaaagatGTTGAGCTGTAGGGGCAAAATTTTCATACGTGGGTGTGGTACTGAATGAAGAACTGGATTCTGTCATATTGACTAGTGACTTACTATGCAGGTTGTCTCACTGATTTCAAACGGACTTCTCACAGAGTCAGATACTTGTCACCGTGAATAAGATTGGGACACCCTTGCCCTAATT contains:
- the BOLA3 gene encoding bolA-like protein 3 is translated as MAAAVSAGILGRGRGHRILLLCRTWRTFASQTDGEARVMQVLKEKFPQASAIKVVDISGGCGAMYEIHIESEEFKEKRTVQQHQMVNQALSEEIKAMHGLRIFTSIPKH